CCTGCCCTGCGAAATTTCAGCCTGGTATGGAGTATAGGCAGTATACCAACCCGGATTTTCAAGAATATTTCTTGTTATAACAGGTGGAGTTATGGAATTGTAATATCCCATTCCTATAAATGAACGATAAATTTTATTTTTTGAACCCACCTCTTTTAAATGATTCAGATATTCATATTCGTTAATACCGCTTGCAATATTAAGCGGACTTTTTCTTCGAATCGAAAGCGGAACAGTTTGGTCAATCAACTCATCAAGCGATTTTACACCAACAACATCAAGCATTTTTGATGTTTCATTCTTCCAAGGACCTATATGCCTTTCAGTAAAATTATCTGTTATCATTTTATAAAAGATTTTAATTATATATATCAATTGCAAAATTATAAGTTAATTGTTTCAATGAATTATTTTTTGTTCTTTTTTTTATCATAAAACTTTTGAACTGCATTAATAAAGGTTTTTAATATCCTTCTTTAAATCAATTATTTTCAAATCGAATAAAAAAAATTCGTTAATTTGCTTTACGAAAAAACAGCATTTAACTATCTTTACAATACAATAGCATATACTGAACATGAATCATGAATAAAATAATTACATTTTTTTTTATTTTATTTATCCTGGCAGTTACAAATATTCAAGCTCAGGATACAATCAATTTGCTTAATGGCAAACAGATTATAGCAAAAAGCATATACGAGGAACCCAGCAGCACTCTTTTGAAATACGATATTGGTTTTAGAAACAAATCAAAACAAAAAGCAGTTGATTTGTTAAATGTATATTCAATAAACTATTTTAATAAGACAAATAAAATTTTTTATAAACAGGATTCAGCAATAGGATACAACTTATCAATACCCCAAATGAATTATTATATTATGGGGGAACGCGAAGCCATAAAAAATTGTAAAACTCAATGGATTGCTGTCGGAGGATTTATATTGGGTGTTACAGCAACACACGTTATGCAATTCTGGGGAGTAATAACTCCTGCTGTTTATGCTGCTGCTATCGGAATTTCTAATCCTAAAATGCATTATTCTGAAAATATTAATTATTCCACTTCTTCTGATTTTAATTTTAATGAAGGATATAAGTTTAAAGCTACACATAAAAAAGTAAAAAATGCGCTTCTCGGAAGTATAATCGGAATAACAGCTTATGCAATCACTTCCTATACTATAAATGTTCTATATTAATCAGAATTTTTCTAATTAATATACCGACAGAAAAGAGTTTTGCAAAAATATTTTTTGTTTTCTGTACGGTATAACTCGTTCTAAACAGTTTTGCCTTTGCAAACCTGATAAGAACGAGTATAAATTCAACTTTAATAATTTTTTACATGATTAATATTATAAAAAAGCATAAAATATTTTTTCGTTTATAAGAATTTATTATTTTTGCAATCAAGTTACATTTAAAAAAAACCAATTAAATAAATTATTAATCAAAATCCAACACTTATGAAAAAATTCTTACTGTTTACGCTTGCAATTGGAATTGCAGTTTCGGTAAGTGCACAAGTAAAAAAACATGTTGCACACTATAACGGACCTACTGCAAAATATAGCCCCGTTATGAAATTAGATTTATCAACCAATCAAACACCTATTACTAAAAGTTTCCAAAAAAAGAATAATGCTGCTAAAACTACTAACAGCATTACTGACGTTACTATGGGAACTTCAGGTAATGCTTTTGGTTTTTATGGTGGGGGCAGAACTTACCTTTGGGCTGATGACAATATTGGTTCTGTAGCATTTTCACACAGAGCAAGCACTAATCCCGGAAGCGGTTATATCCAGTATGATCTTTCAACCGATAAAGGGACTACCTGGAGTGTAAACCAAGGTCCGGCTTATAGTCCTGATAATGTTACACATTTTGGTGCCAGATATCCCCAGGGATTAATTTATAACCCATTAAACAACACTGATCCAAAAAATGCTTATTTTTCATACATGGCGCCAACACTTGATAATACCAACAGCAACTGGGGTGGTATGTGCTATGGTGTAAAAAAACTTGATGGCACCACTGCTGCAACACAAACCAGCCTTATGTCATCTGAAAATAATATCTGGCATGTTATTCCTAATGCTTACCATGTAACACAACAAGGTACAATCTGGGCAATTGAGCCATCAGATTCTCTTGATGCTACTGGTTATGGCCATTACAAAGGTATGATTGTAACAAAAGGTGTATGGAACAGCACTACAAATGATTTTGATATTACACGTACTATATTAAATATTCCTTTTTCTGGAGATGCTACTGATGCTACAATAGTTTATTGTGCAGATAACAGAATAGCTTTCGCTCCTGATGGACAAGTTGGTTATATGGCATTTATCGGTCATGATGATTTTACATGGATGCCTGACTCATGCTACTATCCTATACTCTATAAAACTGTAGATGGTGGTGCAAACTGGACTGGTCCTATCCGTGTTGATTTAAGCAATCTTCCTGAATTAAAACAAGCTTTATCACCAGACAGCAACTATTTATTATCACCAGGATTCCAATTAGATTTAGCTGTTGACCGTGATGGTAACCCTTATATGGGTATGGCTGTTTGCGTTGCTGGTGATGCCTGGTCAGTTCCTACTGCTCCTGGTTATATTTGTCAGGCTGCTGTATATTCTACAGATGGCGGAACTAACTGGGATGCTAGATTCTTAGATTATAATCAAAGATTTCGTGGTACGTTCGCTGCAGGAACTGCTAATCAAATCACAGAAGATTCAAGACCACAAGTGGCAACTGATATGGAAGGAACTGCAATGTTCTTTACATGGCTTGATACGGATACTGTAAATTACACTGGCACTACCGATAACTATTATCCTGATATTCATATGAGAGGCTTTAAAGTTACTGATCATGAAGTATTTCCGGCACTTACAGAATCTTCAAATGTTACTACAGGTACTTTAGCTGATGGTTGTGCATATATGGGCTCTGCTTCATATTATGCTTTTGACAATGGCAATAACGAATTCGAAGTTCCGTTATGTTATATGAAAATGGATCCAACTAACACAATAACTGAAGTTACGTTCCATTATTTAAAAGGAGCTATTGTAAATGTATCTGGCGCAGGTATTAATGACATTAACAACAACATTGCATCAGTATCTCAAAACTATCCTAACCCATTCAGCAATACTTCTGTTGTTACAGTTAATCTTTCAGAAAGAGCTAACCTTACAATGAGTATTTGCAACCTGGTTGGACAAAAAGTTTATGAAACAACTAAAGGTACTGTAAATGCAGGAACTTATAACTTCAATATTGATGGTAGCAATTTATCATCAGGAGTTTATTATTATACTATTAAAGCTGGTGATTATTCAGTTACTCATAAAATGATTGTAGAATAATAAATATTCTTTTTTTTAATAAATAAAAGGCTACTTATTAAAGTGGCCTTTTTTATTTTATTTATATTCAATTTTTTAATATTTAGCATTTTCCTCAAAATGATTTTTTTTACAAAAAAAATTCATTTTGGCTATAAAGATATTATCTTTGTATTATTATCACATAGCACTATTAAATTTTATTTTATTGATAAGCCTGTCGGAATATGGCTTCGATAAACTCAGCCTGACAGTAAATATTTATAATACAATAGTGCTATCGATTATCATTAATATATTTTCATGAATAAAATTTCAATAATTCTACCTGAACTTGAATTTAAATTAAAAAAAGTTGTAGATTTGCAACAACAAACTTTAAAAGAAAACAAAAAATTAAAAAAAGATAATTCAGAAGCAACAAAAATAATTGAAGAACAAAAAGTTATCATTAAAAATTTGGAGGAAAAAGTTAAGATCATTAAAATCTCAAAAAGCATAGAAGGGAAAAAGGATAATTACAGGGTAAAATTGAGAATTAATGAACTTTTGCGGGAAATTGACAAATGTATAGCTCTATTAAACAAGTAAGATAAAAGAAACTAATGTCAAATCTTACAGTTACAGTAACAATTGCAGAAAGGCCATACAGGCTTAAAATAAAAGCTGAAGAAGAGGAAGCTGTAAGAAAGGCAGTAAAGTTAATTAACGAAAAAATTAAAACATATGCCGACACATACGCATATAAGGATAAACAAGACTTACTGGCTATGGTTACCCTTCAATTTGCAACGTATGTTGTTAACTATGAAGAGAGTTCAAAAATTAACGATGACCATGTCATAAATAAACTTTGTGAACTCGATAAAATTCTTACAGACTGTTTAAATATAGCATAACGTTCTTTGAAAAAACACGTTTTTTTATTTCAAGATTTCGAAATAAAAAATCGAAGATTTACCCGCAATAATTCATCTCAAGTTTGTTAAACTTAACATAAAAAAATCTGGGGCATAAGCTCACGATTTCAAAAACAGGCCTCACTTCTGTTCTCTGAACAGGATTCCCGGTCGGGGACAGTGGACGTTTGAAGAATCTGGCAGCCTCAACCATGTTATATAGAGGTTTACACTAAACCTTTTGAATTATTTGCGGGTTTTTTATTAAATAAAATTTGAAACACATATAGAAATGGAATTGAATGAAAATATCTTAGTTATTGCCATTACTGCAGTAGTTTCATTAATTGTGGGATTTTTAATTACCAATTTTATTATCAGGAAATCGATAGTACGAAAAAGTCAACACATAATTAAAGAAGCACAGGCAGAAGCAGAAGTTATTAAGAAAGATAAAATACTTCAGGCAAAAGAAAAATTTCTGCAATTAAAAGCAGAACATGAAAAGCTCATTAACGAGAAAAACAATGTTATTATAGCTACTGAAAACAGGCTTAAACAGAAAGAGCAATCGTTAAATCAAAAAATTGAAGAAGTCCAACGTAAACAGAAAGAATTAGCTGCTATAAAAGATAATCTTTCTAACCAACTTGAAATCGTAAGCAAACGCCAGCTCGACCTCGAGAAAGCTCATAAGCAACAGATCGAACAACTAGAAGCTATTTCCGGTCTTTCTGCAGCTGAAGCAAAAGCTCAGATTGTTGAATCGCTGCGTTCGGAAGCTAAAACAGAAGCTCTGACTTATATCAAAGATTCAATGGAAGAAGCCAAGATGACTGCCAATATGGAAGCAAAGAAAATAGTCATCGAAACGATACAGCGTACAGCTACAGAACATGCTGTTGAAAATTCTGTTTCTGTTTTCAACATTGAAAACGATGAAATGAAAGGTCGAATAATAGGTCGTGAAGGTCGTAATATACGTGCCCTTGAAGCAGCTACAGGTATTGAAATTATTGTTGATGATACTCCTGATGCCATTCTACTTTCTGGATTCGACCCTGTTAGAAGAGAGATTGCAAGGCTTTCATTACATAAACTTGTTACTGACGGTCGCATCCACCCTGCCCGAATTGAAGAAGTTGTTGCTAAAACAAAAAAACAAATCGAACAGGAAATTGTTGAAATTGGTAAGCGTACCACAATAGACCTTGGTATCCAGAATATGCATCATGAGCTGATAAGAATGATTGGTAAAATGAAATACCGTTCATCTTATGGTCAAAATCTTTTACAACACAGCAAAGAAGTTGCAAATCTATGTGCAACAATGGCTGCGGAGCTTGGCTTAAATACCAAAATTGCAAAACGTGCAGGATTACTCCATGATATCGGTAAAGTTCCAGATACTGAACCCGATTTACCACATGCAGTTCTGGGAATGAAACTGGCTGAAAAATTTAAAGAAAAAAACGAAGTATGTAATGCTATTGGTGCTCACCATGACGAAGTAGAAATGGATAGCCTTATTTCTCCAATCGTACAGGTTTGCGATGCTATTTCAGGAGCAAGACCTGGCGCTAGGCGCGAAGTTGTTGAAGCATACATTAAACGTTTACAGGATTTGGAACAACTGGCTTTATCATACCCGGGAGTTGTAAAAACATATGCTATTCAGGCAGGACGTGAACTCAGGGTAATTGTAGGCGCTGAAAAAGTAACAGACCAAGAAGCAAACGACTTGTCGTACGACTTGTCGAAAAAAATACAGACCGAAATGACTTATCCTGGTCAGATAAAAATAACAGTAATCCGCGAAACACGAGCTGTGAGCTACGCCAAGTAGTTTATGGCCTGTTCATATATGCGTGTTTTTTTTGTTGTAGCCAGACGGCGCCTTGTAAGCGCCGTCTTTTTTTTATCATATTTTCTGAAGCACAAATAATACCGATCGCAAATCTGTTTTTCCGATATTATTAATTCTTATAATCAGCTAAATTTAGTTTGCTTTTACAAAAAGAATATTCATGCTTTTGCTCGTTGGAACCTACAATTATTATTTTATTCCCTGAATACTTTTCTATCATTTGCTGATACCATAATATCCCTTCAGCATCAAGGTTGGTACAAGGCTCATCAAGTAATACAAATGAAACATCCGAAAGGATAGCCAAAGCAAGTTTTACCCGTTGCTTCATACCAGATGAAAAATCATGATAGATCTTATTTTCCGAATTTTTTATTCCAATTATTTTAACAATATCTGATTCTGAAAAATTATCCAGCGGTTTTTTGAAAGAGAAATGGAATCGAATATTTTCCAATAATGAATATTCTTCAATGAATTCAATATATGACGAGCATATGCAAATATGTTGAAATACATCTTCTATTCGAAGGGCTTGTCCGTTTAATTCATAAGTAATACTTCCTTCATCAGGAGTCAAACGGGAAGATAAAATATTTAATAAGGTTGATTTCCCTGAACCATTTGCACCAATTATTGCGCAATTTTGAGAAAATAAAAATTCAAAATCAAGATGACGAAATATCCATTCGTTCTTAAATTTTTTTCCAATGTTATTGAGGATTATCCTCATGTTTATTTATTGGGTGATTTATCTTTCAAAGTTAAGTCTTGAATAACCTTTCATAATTCCACGACTGGAATTGGTAATAAATGAAATGATTTCATCGCGTTCAGATGTGGCAGGCATTTCAGCCTCAATTATTGCAAGCGCTTGAGTAACATTAAAACCTCTCAGGTAAATTACCCTGTAAATATCCTGTATCTCTTTAATTTTTTCAGGGGAAAAACCTCTTCTTCGAAGCCCGATAGAATTTATCCCGACAAATGAAAGGGGTTCACGAGCAGCTTTAGTGAATGGAGGCACATCTTTTCTAACAAGAGAACCTCCCGAAATCATAACATGTGCGCCAATATTACAAAACTGATGAACAGCAGCTTGTCCGCCAACAATAGCATAATCATCGACATTGATATGACCTGCCAATAATGCGGCATTAGCAATTATACAATGTTTTCCAACAACACAATCATGCGCAATATGTGCACAAGCCATTATCAATGCATTGTCATTGATTACTGTTTCAAAGCTAGCTTTGGTTCCCCTGTTAATAGTAACAAATTCACGAATAGTAACATTATCGCCAATTTTAACTAATGTTTCTTCTCCGCCATATTTCAGATCCTGGGGAATTGCAGATATTACAGCACCGGGGAAAATTTTACAATTTTTACCAATACGAGCACCTTCCATAATTGTAACATTTGATCCTATCCAGGTACCTTCGCCAATTTCAACATTTTTACTGATAGTAACAAAAGGTTCAATAACTACATTGTTGGCAATTTTAGCTTGAGGATGAACGTATGCTAGCGGTTGATTCATGATTCTTTATTTTTTGAAATTAATGCTGTTAATTCAGCTTCCATAACTATTTTATTTCCGACATAAGCAATTCCTTTCATCTGGCATATGCCTCTTCTTAGTGGTGAGATAAGCCTCAAATCGAAAATAAGAGTATCGCCCGGACATACTTTATGCTTAAATTTTGCATCATCAATTTTTAAAAAGAGCGTATTATAATTTTCAGGATCGGGTTTTTGATGAAGAAAAAATACGCCTCCTGTTTGTGCCATGGCTTCTATTTGCAAAACTCCAGGCATTACAGGCTCAGATGGAAAATGACCTGTAAAAAATTCTTCGTTTGCTGTAACATTTTTTAATCCGATAACATGCGAATCTGAAATATCAAGGATTTTATCTATTAATAAAAATGGATAACGGTGAGGTAATATTTTTCTAATTTGATTAATATCATAAATAGGCTTTGCATTTACATCATACTGAAAAGCCTCTTTTTTATTTCTTGTTTGACGAATTAACTGTCGGATTATTTTTGCAAATTCAACATTGGAATGATGCCCTGGCCGATTAGCTATAATATGCGCCTTTAAAGGCATTCCCACTAATGCAAGATCGCCTATTACATCCAAAAGTTTATGACGTGCAGGCTCATTACTATAACGAAGTTCAATATTATTCAGGATTCCTTCTTTCAGAACTTCAACTTTTTTTCTTTTGAATAATGATGCAAGCCGTGTAAGTTCTTCATCAGAAATGACCCTGTTAACAAAAACCATAGCATTATTCAAATCGCCACCTTTAATTTGATTATTGTTTACAAGTGATTCCAGTTCATGAAGAAAAACAAAAGTACGTGATGATGCTATCTCATCAGTAAAACAACTCATATCAGTTATTGATGCATTTTGTGTTCCAAGAACATTGGTTTCAAAATCTATCATTACCGATACTTTGAATTCATCGGAAGGAATTGCAATAATTTCAACTTTCTTTACAGGGTCGCGGTATAATATATTTTCTGATATTTTAAAATATTTTCTTTCGGCATCCTGCTCAACAATTCCTGCTTTAATCAAAGCATCAACATATATTTTTGAACTGCCATCAAGAATTGGCGGTTCGGGTTTATCAAGCTCTATTAAAATATTATCAATTTCCAGCCCTGATAATGCGGCAAGAGTATGTTCAACCGTTTGAACACGAACTCCATTTTGTTCAATTGTTGTTCCTCTTGATGTATCTACAACATTAAATGTATCGGCATCAATAATTGGTTTTCCTTCGAGGTCGATTCTACGAAATTTATACCCATGATTTACTGGAGCAGGTAAAAATGTAATGTTCACTTCCTCTCCTGAATGTAATCCCACACCGGATACGGTAATAGGGTTTTTTATTGTTTTCTGTTTTTTTACCATAACGGCGCAAATGTATGAAAATATTAAAAAATAAACAAAAATGACAACCCGCTGTTCATATAAAAAATATGTTTAATCAGCTTATGAAAAATTTATATTCAAGTCTTCTATTTTGATTCTTTCAATTTTTGTTCAAGCTCATCAAGCCGCTTATATAAGGAGGGAAGCTTTTTGTAAAGGACATATGATTTCTGGTAATCATGAACGTTAAAAGCAGGTGAACCCTGAATAATTGCACCTTCATCATTGATATTTTT
This window of the Bacteroidales bacterium genome carries:
- the lpxA gene encoding acyl-ACP--UDP-N-acetylglucosamine O-acyltransferase, with translation MNQPLAYVHPQAKIANNVVIEPFVTISKNVEIGEGTWIGSNVTIMEGARIGKNCKIFPGAVISAIPQDLKYGGEETLVKIGDNVTIREFVTINRGTKASFETVINDNALIMACAHIAHDCVVGKHCIIANAALLAGHINVDDYAIVGGQAAVHQFCNIGAHVMISGGSLVRKDVPPFTKAAREPLSFVGINSIGLRRRGFSPEKIKEIQDIYRVIYLRGFNVTQALAIIEAEMPATSERDEIISFITNSSRGIMKGYSRLNFER
- a CDS encoding T9SS type A sorting domain-containing protein — protein: MKKFLLFTLAIGIAVSVSAQVKKHVAHYNGPTAKYSPVMKLDLSTNQTPITKSFQKKNNAAKTTNSITDVTMGTSGNAFGFYGGGRTYLWADDNIGSVAFSHRASTNPGSGYIQYDLSTDKGTTWSVNQGPAYSPDNVTHFGARYPQGLIYNPLNNTDPKNAYFSYMAPTLDNTNSNWGGMCYGVKKLDGTTAATQTSLMSSENNIWHVIPNAYHVTQQGTIWAIEPSDSLDATGYGHYKGMIVTKGVWNSTTNDFDITRTILNIPFSGDATDATIVYCADNRIAFAPDGQVGYMAFIGHDDFTWMPDSCYYPILYKTVDGGANWTGPIRVDLSNLPELKQALSPDSNYLLSPGFQLDLAVDRDGNPYMGMAVCVAGDAWSVPTAPGYICQAAVYSTDGGTNWDARFLDYNQRFRGTFAAGTANQITEDSRPQVATDMEGTAMFFTWLDTDTVNYTGTTDNYYPDIHMRGFKVTDHEVFPALTESSNVTTGTLADGCAYMGSASYYAFDNGNNEFEVPLCYMKMDPTNTITEVTFHYLKGAIVNVSGAGINDINNNIASVSQNYPNPFSNTSVVTVNLSERANLTMSICNLVGQKVYETTKGTVNAGTYNFNIDGSNLSSGVYYYTIKAGDYSVTHKMIVE
- a CDS encoding cell division protein ZapA — translated: MSNLTVTVTIAERPYRLKIKAEEEEAVRKAVKLINEKIKTYADTYAYKDKQDLLAMVTLQFATYVVNYEESSKINDDHVINKLCELDKILTDCLNIA
- the rny gene encoding ribonuclease Y; its protein translation is MELNENILVIAITAVVSLIVGFLITNFIIRKSIVRKSQHIIKEAQAEAEVIKKDKILQAKEKFLQLKAEHEKLINEKNNVIIATENRLKQKEQSLNQKIEEVQRKQKELAAIKDNLSNQLEIVSKRQLDLEKAHKQQIEQLEAISGLSAAEAKAQIVESLRSEAKTEALTYIKDSMEEAKMTANMEAKKIVIETIQRTATEHAVENSVSVFNIENDEMKGRIIGREGRNIRALEAATGIEIIVDDTPDAILLSGFDPVRREIARLSLHKLVTDGRIHPARIEEVVAKTKKQIEQEIVEIGKRTTIDLGIQNMHHELIRMIGKMKYRSSYGQNLLQHSKEVANLCATMAAELGLNTKIAKRAGLLHDIGKVPDTEPDLPHAVLGMKLAEKFKEKNEVCNAIGAHHDEVEMDSLISPIVQVCDAISGARPGARREVVEAYIKRLQDLEQLALSYPGVVKTYAIQAGRELRVIVGAEKVTDQEANDLSYDLSKKIQTEMTYPGQIKITVIRETRAVSYAK
- a CDS encoding bifunctional UDP-3-O-[3-hydroxymyristoyl] N-acetylglucosamine deacetylase/3-hydroxyacyl-ACP dehydratase encodes the protein MVKKQKTIKNPITVSGVGLHSGEEVNITFLPAPVNHGYKFRRIDLEGKPIIDADTFNVVDTSRGTTIEQNGVRVQTVEHTLAALSGLEIDNILIELDKPEPPILDGSSKIYVDALIKAGIVEQDAERKYFKISENILYRDPVKKVEIIAIPSDEFKVSVMIDFETNVLGTQNASITDMSCFTDEIASSRTFVFLHELESLVNNNQIKGGDLNNAMVFVNRVISDEELTRLASLFKRKKVEVLKEGILNNIELRYSNEPARHKLLDVIGDLALVGMPLKAHIIANRPGHHSNVEFAKIIRQLIRQTRNKKEAFQYDVNAKPIYDINQIRKILPHRYPFLLIDKILDISDSHVIGLKNVTANEEFFTGHFPSEPVMPGVLQIEAMAQTGGVFFLHQKPDPENYNTLFLKIDDAKFKHKVCPGDTLIFDLRLISPLRRGICQMKGIAYVGNKIVMEAELTALISKNKES
- a CDS encoding ATP-binding cassette domain-containing protein, whose protein sequence is MRIILNNIGKKFKNEWIFRHLDFEFLFSQNCAIIGANGSGKSTLLNILSSRLTPDEGSITYELNGQALRIEDVFQHICICSSYIEFIEEYSLLENIRFHFSFKKPLDNFSESDIVKIIGIKNSENKIYHDFSSGMKQRVKLALAILSDVSFVLLDEPCTNLDAEGILWYQQMIEKYSGNKIIIVGSNEQKHEYSFCKSKLNLADYKN